The genome window TTGTCGACGTCCGACGCGGGGTTGTTGGACGTCGAGAATACGTCAGCCAACAAGAATGCCGGTGAGCCTAATGGCACGGCTGAAAAGCCTGAAGACGACGCCGAGCTGAACGATTCTGCTCGTTCGTCGACACCCGTCGGGGTCCCGGATCTCGGAGCCGGCCGCACAACGACGACGCGGGAACAATTCCGCGAATTAGCTGCTCACCACAGAGTCGTGCCCGTAGCGCGCAAAATTTTAGCCGACGGAGAAACACCGCTCAGCGCATACAATGCCTTGGCCCAGGACAAGCCAGGTACGTTCCTCTTCGAGTCGGCCGAACCGGGACGTTCCTGGTCACGGTGGTCGTTTATCGGCACCGGAGCAAGATCGGCATTAACCGTCCGCGATGGGGAAGCAGCATGGCTGGGCACCACTCCTGAAGGTGTCCAGACAGGAGGCAATCCCTTCGATGCCTTGAAGTCTGTGCTGAAGGAATTGCACACCGACCCCATCGAGGGAATGCCACCGATGACGTCGGGAATGGTGGGATATTGCGGCCACGACGCGATTCGCTTTATCGAAGATATCCCCGATACCTGCGACAATGACCTCAAGATTCCGGAAATGACGCAGTTCCTCGTCGCGGACATGGTTGCCTTGGACCACCATGAAGGGACGATGTGGCTGATCGCTAATGCGTTCAATTTCAACGGCTCCGACGACAATGTCGACGAGGCTTATGATGACGCCGTCCGCCGATTGGACTCATTAACCGAGCGCCTGAAGGCAGCGCGTGAACCGATGGTGAATAGTTTTACGACGCCCGAGCCGGTCGTCCGCCGCCAGCGCACTGCTGATGAACACATGCGCCGGATCGAGTTGTGTAAAGAACACATTCGCGCCGGGGACGCCTTCCAAATCGTTCTGTCACAGCGCTTCGAGATTGACACCGATGTGCGGGCTCGTGACGTGTATCGGATGCTGAAATATTCGAACCCCAGCCCCTACATGTACCTGATGAATATTCCGTCGGACGACTTTTCGTCGGTGGAGTTCACCATCGTTGGATCGTCGCCGGAGTCGCTTATTGCAGTCGACAACAATGTGGTGACGACGCACCCCATCGCTGGGTCCCGGCCCCGCGGCGCCACAAGGAAAGCTGATCTGCAGCTTGAGCGCGAGTTAGCCGCCGACTCGAAAGAGAATTCCGAACACCTCATGCTGGTTGACCTGGGGCGCAATGACCTGGGGAAGGTATGTATCCCTGGAACAGTCGAAGTCGATGATTTCCGCCATATTGAGCGGTACAGCCACATCATGCACCTGGTCTCTATGGTCACGGGACAGTTGGCTCCGGGCATGACAGCGGTCGATGCCTTCATGGCGGCATTCCCCGCGGGAACTTTATCCGGGGCGCCCAAAACCAGCGCATTGACCATCATTGACCAGCTCGAAGACACGCGCCGCGGCATCTACGGCGGAACCGTCGGATATTTCGATTTTTCGGGAAACACCGATCAAGCAATTGCCATCAGGACAGGGGTTCTCAAAGACGGAACGATGTATGTCCAGGCCGGCGGCGGGATCGTCGCCGATTCGGATCCTGTTGCCGAAGATGAGGAAACGCGGAACAAGGCTGCAGCTGTTTTGCGCGCAACGGCCGCTGCCGAAACAATTGTCGACGTTGATGGCTCTCTGTGAGTTGTCGCCCGCCGAGTAGTCGCCCGCCCGGATTCCGGATTGGCTGCGTCGTCTCCGAAAGCAAGTATCCAAGAGTGACGACGCTATATGCGCTGAGTAGCCTATTGAGCACGTGGTGGATACTCGGCGGCACACCCGACGAGCATGGTGACGTCGGGAAACGACTGACGATAGGGAACTAGTGCGGTGACGTTAGGGAGAATGAACAATGGGTTCACATGACTCGCGTCAGGACGACGCAACGGCAGCAGCCGCGTCGGAAGAAATGGCCTCAAACCCGACCGATGCGCACGGACACAAGGACGTCAACACGATGCCGACGAACGCGGAAACGGAGACGGGCACGTCGAGTTCTCCCCAAACCAAGCGACGCTGGCTAGGCCTCGCCCTGGTCGCGATTGGGGCGGTGGCTATCGGTGGAACATCACGCATGACCTGGATGACCGTTCACGCCAATGACGATAAACAAGGTGAAGTGACACGGACCCTCGTCGGCTCTACATGGGCCCCCAGCACTGACGCGATCGCCATTGCCCTCATTGCAGCCTGCCTTGCCACCCTGGTTCTTAAGAGAACAGGCCGACGGATACTTGCAGCAGTGTCGGCGGTGATCGGTGCCGCGTCCTTATGGACACCGCTCAATGTGCTCCTCACCTCACCGAGCACGACACGCGCGCGAAATCTCCTCGTCAATGGGCAAGCAACGCAAAAGAAAAACGATCCGCAGACCTTGACCGAATGGGCCGTCGTTACGGGAGTCGATGTCCACCAAGTAGCGGTCATCCTTGCCCTCATAGCGTCCGTCATCACCATCGCCGGTGCAATCATCCTGTTCCTGTGGCCAGGAGTAGACACCGTTAAAGGAAGTAAATACGACACAGCCTCAGCCCGGCGCGATTCACTGGCGACGGACCTTGAGAACGATAGAGAATCAGGGCGCGTGCTGTGGGATGCAATGGACGCGGGGGTTGACCCAACACAAGACGATGCTGTTGATGTCGCCCGGCGTCGTGGGCTGCACAACTAAAGTCCACATCTGCGGGGAATGTCAGACAGGCATCATCGTGCCGATCTATGCGCCAGTCAGTGCTGCCTTTAGGATTAAGTACACCGCTGTAACACGGGCTGAGGAGTCGAAGATGAGTTCGGTTTTAGACACTATCGTCGATGGCGTCTTAGACGATCTTGCAACCCGTGAAGCTCGCGTCAGTTTTGCGGATATCAAAGCACAGTCGCATGACATGCCCGCCCCTCGCGATGCCATGTCCGCATTGTCTGCTCCCGGTGTGGGAGTGATCGCCGAAGTCAAAAGGGCAAGCCCATCCAAGGGAAGCCTGGCGCGGATCCCCGAACCGGCCGAGCTCGCCAGGCAATACGAAGCCAATGGTGCCAGAGTCATTTCCTGTCTCACCGAAGAACGACGCTTCAAAGGCAGCTTGGCTGACCTGGACGCCGTACGAGCAGCCGTCGACATTCCGGTCCTCCGAAAAGATTTCGTCGTCACCCCCTATCAGATCCACGAAGCCCGCGTTCATGGAGCGGACCTCATTCTCCTCATCGTGGCAGCACTGCAGCAGCCTCAGCTTGAATCGCTTCTCGACCGCACCGAGTCTCTCGGGATGACTGCCATCGTTGAAGTTCACACCGAAGAGGAAGCAGAGCGCGCCATCGCCGCAGGCGCAAAAGTCGTGGGAGTCAACGCCCGCAACCTCAAAACACTCGATGTCGATACCTCCGTGTTTGGCACTATCGCGCCGGGTTTGCCGTCGGACGTGATTAAGGTCGCTGAATCGGGGGTGAAAGATCGCAATGATTTGCTGGCCTATGCTGGTGCCGGTGCGGATGCGGTCTTGGTCGGCGAGGGGCTGGTTACTGCAGGTAATCCCGGTTTAGCGTGTAAGAGTTTGGTCGCTGCGGGCATCCACCCGGCATGTCCGAAGAATCTCGCTGAGTAATCTGCCGTCACCTGAATGCCGTGTCTATGCGAGTGATAAGGCACACTGGTGTGCGTGAGTAACTCAGAATCAGTTCATCGCAATCCGTATAGTGATCTGCCTACTATCGCCGATGTGTTCGCGGAGACGACATCGACTGAGCCCGATGATCGTGGCCATTGGGGTGAGTACGGTGGCCGGTATATTCCGGAAGCCCTGATGGGGGTCATTACCGAAGTTACCGACGCGTGGAACAAGGCGAGAACTGACCCTGAGTACATTGAGCAGTTGAATGACCTGCATGTCCATTATTCGGGTCGGCCATCGCCACTGTATTATGCTTCGCGCTTTTCCGATGCTAGCCATGCTCGGGTGTATTTAAAGCGGGAGGACTTAAACCACACCGGGTCCCACAAGATTAATAACGTCCTGGGCCAGGTGCTGTTGGCTCAACGCATGGGTAAAAAGCGCGTCATCGCTGAGACGGGGGCCGGCCAGCATGGTGTTGCAACTGCTACGGCATGTGCATTGCTCGGCTTAGAGTGCCACATCTACATGGGGGCCGTGGATGCGCGGCGTCAGGCCCTGAATATCGCGCGTATGCGTTTACTGGGCGCTGAGGTCACAGCTGTCACCATCGGTTCCCAGACTCTTAAAGATGCCATCAACGAGGCCATGCGTTTTTGGGTATCACATGCCGATGACACGTACTACTGCTTTGGTACTGCAGCTGGCCCCCATCCGTTCCCGCAGATGGTTCGTGATCTCCAGCGAATCATCGGGTATGAAGCACGCGAGCAAATCCTGCACGCAGAAGGCCGCCTTCCCGACGCCGTCGTCGCTTGTGTTGGTGGTGGCTCGAACGCGATCGGGCTTTTCCACCGTTTTATCGACGATTCCTCTGTTCAGCTCATCGGTGCCGAAGCCGGCGGTGACGGTTTTGAGACTGGTCGCCACGCTGCGACGATTACCGCAGGCAATGAAGGTGTCTTCCAGGGCTCATATGCCGCCCTCATGGAAGATGAGGATGGCCAAATCGTCGAGTCCCACTCCATTTCGGCTGGGCTAGATTATCCGGGTGTAGGGCCGGAGCACTCGTATCTTCATCATGTCGGGCGCGCTGAGTACCTTCCCATCACGGATGCACAAGCCATGGATGCGTTCATGCTCTTGTGCAAGACCGAAGGAATTATCCCTGCTATTGAGTCTTCGCATGCTCTTGCGGCAGCGCGAGTCTATGCCGATCGCTGGGATCATGACTCAGATGACGGCCCACTTCTGATCGTCAACGTATCGGGCCGCGGCGATAAAGATGTGGACACCGCCGCGAAGTGGTTTGACCTTAAACCCAAGGAGGAGCTGGACTAATGGCGGCATTTTCTTCTGATTCCCCCGCAGGGGCGCTTCGCGACGTTTTCGCACAGGCCCGCGGCGAGCAACGAGCTGCGTTCATCGGTTATCTGCCATCGGGGTACCCGACGAAGCACGACTCTGACGAGTTGATGGCGTGCCTGGCGTCCTATGCGGACGTCATCGAGGTTGGAATTCCGTTCTCTGACCCCATGATGGACGGTCCTGTCATCCAGGAAGCCGGCATGGCTGCATTGAAAGCAGGTTTTCGCGTCAAAGATTCACTCAGCTCTGTCCGTAAGATTACCGACGCCGGTGGTCGAAGCGTCGTCATGAGCTACTGGAACCCGATCTTGCAGTATGGCCCGGAAAAATATGCCGAAGAGCTGGCCGAGTCGGGAGGATTGGGGACAATCATTCCCGACCTCCTCCCCGAAGAATCGACGCGCTGGGCAGAGGCATGCCACGAGCACGGATTGGCGCCTATCTACCTTGTTGCTCCCTCGACGAGCCCTGAGCGGATGGCACTCACGGTGGGAGCAGGTGACGGCTTTGTGTACGCAGCCTCGCATATGGGGGTCACAGGTGCCCAAGAGTCAGTAAACAGCGGTGCGCGTGACCTCGTGAATCGCGTGCGGGAGCACACCGACCTCCCCGTTGCAGTCGGGTTAGGCGTCAGCAATGGGCAGCAAGCCGCAGAGATCGCGCAGTATGCCGACGGCGTCATCGTCGGTTCGGCACTTATCCGCGCGGCGAAGGATGGTCTCCGCTCGCTCGAGGCGTTGGCGAAAGAACTCAGCGAAGGGGTGAGGGGTGACTAACGTCCAGGCCACTATTGTCCAGCAGAACGGACTAGTTCCTCACGACGGGGGACTAGGTGGGCGTTCGCCCGATGCGACGCTTTTGGCAGCTATTCCGTCGCCCTCCCAAGGTGTGTGGATGGTCGGCGGTTTTCCGATCCGCGGATATGCGCTGTCAATCCTCGTGGGAATTCTCGTTGCGGTGCTGTGGTCGCAGCGTCGCTATGCCGCCCGTGGTGGTAACCGCGAGGTGGTTCTCGACGTGGCACTTGCCGCTGTCCCAGCAGGCATCATCGGCGGCCGCCTCTACCACTTAGCGACGGATTGGCGCACGTACTGGGGTCCCAACGGAACACCCGGGGACTGGTGGAAGATCACCAACGGTGGCCTGGGAATATGGGGAGCCGTCATTGGCGGTGGTTTGGCCGCCTGGGCGGTTCTCCGATGGAAGCATCTAGCCCTGGCGCCCTTTGCGGATTCGGTGGCACTACCGATTCTGGTGGCGCAGGGCATTGGACGCCTAGGCAACTGGTTTAACCAGGAATTATATGGTCGGCCCACCGATCTGCCCTGGGGGCTAAAGATTTTTGAGCGCGTCGACGACCACGGTGTCCTGGACCCAGTACTGGGGCATTCGAACGGCCACGTTATCGCGGTTGTTCAGCCGACGTTTCTCTACGAGATGCTGTGGAACTTTGCCATCGCCGCTCTGATCGTATGGATTGACCGCAAGTTCAGATTGGGTGGCGGCCGAGTTTTTGCCTTGTACGTTGCCGGGTACACAGCAGGTCGATTTTGGATCGAGCTTCTGCGTGCGGACACCGCCACGCATGTGTTTGGGCTCCGCATTAATACCATCACGTCGGCCGTGTGCTTCGTGGGCGCAGTGATTTTCCTGGTGTGGACGCGATCACGTCGTCGCGAGACACCCGAAGAACTTCAGACATAATCGGGCATAAATCTAGGAAAAAAGTGATTTTGGTGACCGTATCGGAAAATAATTTTCCCTGGTCACCGACTTTTTTCGTTTTTCGCCGTGGCGCCGTAAAGCTTATTTCGACCGTTTTGTAGTAGCTAATCCGGGTGGAGCGGGCTAACCTGGTGCTCGTGGATAGAAGAACGAAAATTGTTTGTACATTGGGTCCGGCGGTAGCCAGTGCGGAAAAGATCCGTGCTCTGGTTGACGCAGGAATGGACGTAGCACGACTGAACTGCTCACACGGCGTTCACGCCGACCACGAACAGAACTACAAGTGGGTTCGGCAGGCTTCCGACGAAACCGGCCGCGCCGTCGGGATTTTGGCTGACCTCCAGGGTCCGAAAATCCGGTTGGGCTGGTTCAAAAACCACGAGGAAATGTGGGAAACCGGCGAAACGGTGCGCATTACCGTTGACGAGATCGAGGGTACGCACGATCGTGTATCCACGACATACAAGAATCTCGCCAAGGATGCTAAGCCCGGTGACCGCCTCCTCGTCGACGATGGCAAGGTTGGCCTGGTCTGCAAGGCCGTTAAAGGCAACGATGTGATCTGTGAGGTCACTGAGGGTGGCCCCGTGTCAGACCACAAGGGTGTGTCCCTTCCTGGCATGGATATTTCCGTCCCGGCATTATCTGAAAAAGATATTGAGGACCTTCGCTTCGCACTCCGTTTGGGTGTCGACGTTATCGCTCTGTCGTTTGTCCGTTCGCCGGCAGACGTTGAGCTCGTCCACAAGATCATGGACGAGGAAGGCCGTCGACTTCCGGTCATTGCGAAGTTGGAAAAGCCTGAAGCCATCGACGCCCTGGAGCCCATCATCATGGCCTTCGACGCCATCATGATTGCCCGTGGTGACATGGGTGTCGAGGTTCCGCTCGAAGACGTGCCGATGGTTCAGAAGCGCGCCATCCAGATTGCCCGTGAAAACGCTAAGCCAGTCATCGTGGCAACGCAGATGCTGGATTCCATGATCACGAATTCACGTCCGACGCGTGCTGAAGCGTCCGACGTTGCTAACGCTGTCTTGGACGGCACGGACGCGGTCATGCTGTCCGGCGAGATTTCCGTCGGTAAGTACCCGGTAGAAACCGTCAAGACCATGGCCCGCATCGTGAAGGCTGCCGAGCAGGACGGCACGGTGCCGCCGCTCAGCCACGTTCCGCGCACCAAGCGTGGCGTTGTGTCGTACGCGGCGCGCGATATCGCGGAGCGTCTGAATGCTCGTGCTGTTGTCGCGTTCACCAGTTCAGGCGATACGGCACGTCGTGTGGCTCGTCTCCACAGCTTCCTCCCGTTGTTGGTGTTCACCCCGAACCCCGCCGTGCGGTCACAGTTGGCTGTCACGTGGGGCGCGGAGACCTTCTTGACACCTGAGGTCAAGACCACCGACGAGATGGTTGCCGAGGTTGATAAAGCTCTGCTGGCTATCGACGGCTATGAGCGCGGCGACACGGTCGTCATCGCTGCCGGTTCTCCTCCCGGAGTTGAAGGCAACACCAACATGATTCACGTTCACATGTTGGGTGAAGACCTCGAAGGCCACGAGCGCTAGATTGTCGGTTCCTACACCGTAGCCATTGCGAGGTATCGCGATGGCCGGGG of Corynebacterium kroppenstedtii DSM 44385 contains these proteins:
- a CDS encoding anthranilate synthase component I; protein product: MNDSARSSTPVGVPDLGAGRTTTTREQFRELAAHHRVVPVARKILADGETPLSAYNALAQDKPGTFLFESAEPGRSWSRWSFIGTGARSALTVRDGEAAWLGTTPEGVQTGGNPFDALKSVLKELHTDPIEGMPPMTSGMVGYCGHDAIRFIEDIPDTCDNDLKIPEMTQFLVADMVALDHHEGTMWLIANAFNFNGSDDNVDEAYDDAVRRLDSLTERLKAAREPMVNSFTTPEPVVRRQRTADEHMRRIELCKEHIRAGDAFQIVLSQRFEIDTDVRARDVYRMLKYSNPSPYMYLMNIPSDDFSSVEFTIVGSSPESLIAVDNNVVTTHPIAGSRPRGATRKADLQLERELAADSKENSEHLMLVDLGRNDLGKVCIPGTVEVDDFRHIERYSHIMHLVSMVTGQLAPGMTAVDAFMAAFPAGTLSGAPKTSALTIIDQLEDTRRGIYGGTVGYFDFSGNTDQAIAIRTGVLKDGTMYVQAGGGIVADSDPVAEDEETRNKAAAVLRATAAAETIVDVDGSL
- a CDS encoding TIGR02234 family membrane protein: MGSHDSRQDDATAAAASEEMASNPTDAHGHKDVNTMPTNAETETGTSSSPQTKRRWLGLALVAIGAVAIGGTSRMTWMTVHANDDKQGEVTRTLVGSTWAPSTDAIAIALIAACLATLVLKRTGRRILAAVSAVIGAASLWTPLNVLLTSPSTTRARNLLVNGQATQKKNDPQTLTEWAVVTGVDVHQVAVILALIASVITIAGAIILFLWPGVDTVKGSKYDTASARRDSLATDLENDRESGRVLWDAMDAGVDPTQDDAVDVARRRGLHN
- the trpC gene encoding indole-3-glycerol phosphate synthase TrpC, whose product is MSSVLDTIVDGVLDDLATREARVSFADIKAQSHDMPAPRDAMSALSAPGVGVIAEVKRASPSKGSLARIPEPAELARQYEANGARVISCLTEERRFKGSLADLDAVRAAVDIPVLRKDFVVTPYQIHEARVHGADLILLIVAALQQPQLESLLDRTESLGMTAIVEVHTEEEAERAIAAGAKVVGVNARNLKTLDVDTSVFGTIAPGLPSDVIKVAESGVKDRNDLLAYAGAGADAVLVGEGLVTAGNPGLACKSLVAAGIHPACPKNLAE
- the trpB gene encoding tryptophan synthase subunit beta, which translates into the protein MCVSNSESVHRNPYSDLPTIADVFAETTSTEPDDRGHWGEYGGRYIPEALMGVITEVTDAWNKARTDPEYIEQLNDLHVHYSGRPSPLYYASRFSDASHARVYLKREDLNHTGSHKINNVLGQVLLAQRMGKKRVIAETGAGQHGVATATACALLGLECHIYMGAVDARRQALNIARMRLLGAEVTAVTIGSQTLKDAINEAMRFWVSHADDTYYCFGTAAGPHPFPQMVRDLQRIIGYEAREQILHAEGRLPDAVVACVGGGSNAIGLFHRFIDDSSVQLIGAEAGGDGFETGRHAATITAGNEGVFQGSYAALMEDEDGQIVESHSISAGLDYPGVGPEHSYLHHVGRAEYLPITDAQAMDAFMLLCKTEGIIPAIESSHALAAARVYADRWDHDSDDGPLLIVNVSGRGDKDVDTAAKWFDLKPKEELD
- the trpA gene encoding tryptophan synthase subunit alpha, with translation MAAFSSDSPAGALRDVFAQARGEQRAAFIGYLPSGYPTKHDSDELMACLASYADVIEVGIPFSDPMMDGPVIQEAGMAALKAGFRVKDSLSSVRKITDAGGRSVVMSYWNPILQYGPEKYAEELAESGGLGTIIPDLLPEESTRWAEACHEHGLAPIYLVAPSTSPERMALTVGAGDGFVYAASHMGVTGAQESVNSGARDLVNRVREHTDLPVAVGLGVSNGQQAAEIAQYADGVIVGSALIRAAKDGLRSLEALAKELSEGVRGD
- the lgt gene encoding prolipoprotein diacylglyceryl transferase; the encoded protein is MVGGFPIRGYALSILVGILVAVLWSQRRYAARGGNREVVLDVALAAVPAGIIGGRLYHLATDWRTYWGPNGTPGDWWKITNGGLGIWGAVIGGGLAAWAVLRWKHLALAPFADSVALPILVAQGIGRLGNWFNQELYGRPTDLPWGLKIFERVDDHGVLDPVLGHSNGHVIAVVQPTFLYEMLWNFAIAALIVWIDRKFRLGGGRVFALYVAGYTAGRFWIELLRADTATHVFGLRINTITSAVCFVGAVIFLVWTRSRRRETPEELQT
- the pyk gene encoding pyruvate kinase gives rise to the protein MDRRTKIVCTLGPAVASAEKIRALVDAGMDVARLNCSHGVHADHEQNYKWVRQASDETGRAVGILADLQGPKIRLGWFKNHEEMWETGETVRITVDEIEGTHDRVSTTYKNLAKDAKPGDRLLVDDGKVGLVCKAVKGNDVICEVTEGGPVSDHKGVSLPGMDISVPALSEKDIEDLRFALRLGVDVIALSFVRSPADVELVHKIMDEEGRRLPVIAKLEKPEAIDALEPIIMAFDAIMIARGDMGVEVPLEDVPMVQKRAIQIARENAKPVIVATQMLDSMITNSRPTRAEASDVANAVLDGTDAVMLSGEISVGKYPVETVKTMARIVKAAEQDGTVPPLSHVPRTKRGVVSYAARDIAERLNARAVVAFTSSGDTARRVARLHSFLPLLVFTPNPAVRSQLAVTWGAETFLTPEVKTTDEMVAEVDKALLAIDGYERGDTVVIAAGSPPGVEGNTNMIHVHMLGEDLEGHER